Proteins from one Streptosporangium becharense genomic window:
- the crcB gene encoding fluoride efflux transporter CrcB — translation MTEPVDPDVELADARQRQELRRSHYRVLAVIAAGGALGTGARYAAALVWPTPAGAFPWTTLGVNTLGCLVIGVFLVTLTEAWAAPAWLRPFFATGVLGGFTTFSTYCVDIERLVSTGRAGAALSYLVATVVAALAAVTAGAWITRLILAAATRRKARRTR, via the coding sequence GTGACCGAGCCCGTCGACCCCGATGTCGAACTCGCCGATGCGCGTCAGCGCCAGGAACTGCGCCGCTCGCACTACCGCGTGCTGGCCGTGATCGCCGCCGGAGGCGCGCTCGGCACGGGCGCCCGCTATGCGGCGGCGCTGGTGTGGCCGACCCCGGCCGGAGCGTTCCCGTGGACCACGCTGGGCGTCAACACACTGGGCTGCCTGGTGATCGGCGTGTTCCTGGTGACGCTGACCGAGGCCTGGGCCGCACCGGCCTGGCTGCGGCCGTTCTTCGCCACCGGCGTGCTCGGTGGGTTCACCACCTTTTCCACCTACTGCGTCGACATCGAGCGCCTGGTGTCGACCGGCCGGGCCGGCGCGGCGCTGAGCTATCTGGTGGCCACGGTCGTGGCCGCGCTGGCCGCGGTGACGGCCGGAGCATGGATCACCCGCCTGATCCTGGCCGCGGCAACGCGACGCAAGGCAAGGAGAACACGATGA
- a CDS encoding GntR family transcriptional regulator, with product MIEFNLDRGSGVSTYLQLVHQVKQALRLGTLRPGDRLPTAREMVESLAINPNTVLKAYRELEREGLVEGRRGMGTFVRHGIAGATLSEHTRLRRGLEAWVRDAFAAGLDQEDLRALFTVVLADAAKKGMA from the coding sequence CTGATCGAGTTCAACCTGGACCGCGGCTCGGGGGTATCGACGTACCTGCAGCTCGTTCACCAGGTCAAACAGGCGCTCCGGCTCGGTACGCTGCGGCCCGGCGACCGGTTGCCGACCGCCCGTGAGATGGTCGAGAGCCTGGCCATCAATCCCAACACCGTGCTCAAGGCGTACCGGGAACTGGAGCGCGAGGGGCTGGTCGAGGGGCGGCGAGGGATGGGCACGTTCGTCCGGCACGGCATCGCGGGGGCGACGCTCTCCGAGCACACGCGGCTGCGGCGCGGTCTGGAGGCGTGGGTGCGCGACGCCTTCGCGGCCGGACTCGATCAGGAGGACCTGCGGGCGCTGTTCACCGTGGTCCTGGCCGACGCCGCGAAGAAGGGCATGGCGTGA
- a CDS encoding TetR/AcrR family transcriptional regulator, translating to MTTQKPRTGRRGDALSKERIVRAAVETLDAGGEDALTFRVLANRLSTGPGAIYNHVANKNELLRAATDEVIAHVTTGAVTGPEPGEAIRAIMLGVFDAIHAHPWVGAQLSREPWQTAMLQIFESAGRQLTALGVPEQAQFDAASALVNYVLGVAGQSAAGARALPGETDRSAFLETVAAQWTTQYDAADYPFVHQVAAQLAGHDDRKQFLAGIDLILAGISTLR from the coding sequence ATGACGACACAGAAGCCGCGGACAGGGCGGCGCGGGGACGCGCTGTCGAAGGAACGCATCGTTCGTGCCGCGGTCGAGACCCTCGATGCGGGCGGGGAGGACGCGCTGACCTTCCGAGTGCTCGCGAATCGCCTGTCGACCGGGCCTGGAGCGATCTACAACCACGTCGCCAACAAGAACGAGCTCCTGCGCGCCGCCACCGACGAGGTCATCGCTCACGTGACGACCGGCGCGGTCACCGGTCCCGAGCCTGGCGAAGCGATCCGCGCCATCATGCTCGGCGTGTTCGATGCGATCCACGCCCACCCGTGGGTCGGTGCGCAGCTCTCTCGCGAACCATGGCAAACGGCGATGCTACAGATCTTCGAGAGCGCGGGTCGTCAGCTCACAGCCCTCGGCGTCCCCGAACAAGCGCAGTTCGACGCCGCCTCCGCGCTCGTGAACTACGTTCTCGGCGTCGCGGGACAGTCCGCCGCAGGCGCCCGCGCCTTGCCAGGGGAGACCGACCGGTCCGCGTTCCTCGAAACCGTCGCCGCTCAGTGGACGACACAGTACGACGCCGCGGACTATCCGTTCGTGCATCAGGTCGCAGCCCAGCTGGCCGGGCACGACGACCGCAAGCAATTCCTCGCAGGCATCGACCTCATCCTCGCCGGAATCTCAACCCTCCGATAG
- a CDS encoding putative quinol monooxygenase — protein sequence MTLKHQPAYIIKMRAKPGQGDRLFELATVGMEKSGASDRFVIAREDEDPDVLWNVEVFRSEEAKDAYENSPLADELRDEIIGLLAEPPMRIPVHPYSALPAAPS from the coding sequence ATGACACTCAAGCACCAGCCCGCGTACATCATCAAGATGCGTGCCAAGCCCGGACAGGGTGACAGGCTGTTCGAACTGGCCACCGTCGGCATGGAGAAGTCGGGGGCCTCCGACCGGTTCGTCATCGCTCGCGAAGACGAAGATCCGGACGTGCTTTGGAACGTCGAGGTGTTCAGGTCCGAGGAGGCCAAAGATGCCTACGAGAACAGCCCTCTGGCCGACGAACTCCGAGACGAGATCATCGGCCTCCTGGCCGAGCCCCCGATGCGGATTCCGGTCCACCCGTACTCCGCCCTGCCCGCCGCCCCTTCCTGA
- a CDS encoding DNA alkylation repair protein: protein MRIAVAPVQRSLKDQLFNVDKVAMVATRLQRVQASFRREDFIDEVMDRLGDLELKQRIRWISEVLERHLPGDYRPAVGALLRSLPAPCDPTLSDGDFGDFIYAAYSDFVARRGCTDTDLAYSLDALKQITTRFSAEDAIRTFINAYPGHTMDTLIGWTRDEHYHVRRLCSEGTRPRLPWARRLSVPASAAIPILDNLFDDRTRFVTRSVANHLNDIAKSDPDLVVETLRRWRTTGRQEPREMNYIVRHATRTLVKAGHRDTLDLLGVDPDRRVTVTDVMIPPTVHLGAVLDISITVHAVETSEAIVDYVVHFAGPSGRPGGRKVYKLRRLTVSAGNPVTLVKTHPLRAGMSTRTIHPGEHAIEVLVNGTPRARRSFQVVQP, encoded by the coding sequence ATGCGCATCGCAGTAGCACCCGTGCAGAGGTCTCTGAAGGATCAGCTGTTCAACGTGGACAAGGTCGCCATGGTCGCGACCCGGCTCCAACGAGTCCAGGCGTCGTTCCGGCGTGAGGATTTCATCGACGAGGTCATGGACCGGCTCGGGGACCTCGAGCTGAAGCAGCGCATCAGGTGGATCTCCGAAGTCCTCGAGAGGCATCTGCCCGGTGACTATCGACCCGCGGTCGGCGCTCTCCTGAGGTCGCTCCCGGCACCGTGCGACCCGACGCTGTCTGATGGCGACTTCGGTGACTTCATCTACGCGGCGTACTCCGATTTCGTCGCACGACGCGGTTGCACCGACACCGACCTCGCCTACTCCCTGGACGCGCTGAAGCAGATCACCACTCGGTTCTCCGCCGAAGACGCCATCCGGACCTTCATCAACGCCTACCCCGGCCACACCATGGACACCCTGATCGGCTGGACGCGTGACGAGCATTATCACGTCCGCCGGCTCTGCAGCGAGGGAACCCGGCCGCGGTTGCCGTGGGCCCGCAGGCTCTCGGTCCCGGCGTCGGCCGCGATCCCGATCCTCGACAACCTCTTCGATGATCGCACCCGCTTTGTGACCCGCTCTGTCGCCAACCATCTCAACGACATTGCGAAGTCCGACCCGGACCTGGTCGTGGAGACGTTGCGCAGGTGGCGGACCACCGGCCGGCAGGAGCCCCGCGAGATGAACTACATCGTCCGCCACGCCACGCGCACGCTGGTCAAAGCCGGACACCGAGACACCCTGGACCTTCTCGGCGTCGATCCCGATCGACGCGTCACCGTCACCGACGTCATGATCCCACCCACGGTCCACCTCGGCGCGGTCCTCGACATCTCGATCACCGTGCATGCCGTCGAGACATCGGAGGCGATCGTCGACTACGTGGTTCATTTCGCCGGCCCCTCGGGCCGTCCCGGTGGGCGTAAGGTCTACAAGCTCAGGAGGCTCACCGTGTCGGCGGGGAACCCGGTCACCCTCGTCAAGACTCACCCACTCCGCGCAGGGATGAGCACGCGCACAATTCACCCCGGCGAGCACGCGATCGAGGTCCTTGTCAACGGCACGCCACGTGCGAGGCGAAGCTTCCAGGTCGTACAGCCCTGA
- a CDS encoding helix-turn-helix transcriptional regulator, whose product MSEAGGSDRGRAQRLDALKALLADRDITTAAELADELGVSLRTVQRDLATLRHSGMPIEGDRGRGGGTRLERGWSLGRVHLNESEALGLLLSLNIAEKIGSPLLLGDLRSIMRKVGNAFAPAQTRRIKALRNRVLVGQAASAAVLAGYRPPEAAVTRALLTAFMYQRVASLRYQDQSGVTTDREIEAQFLYHNVPVWYALAWDRLRDGVRFFRIDRIQQITVLDIGFRLRPAHHFLTAGESEARSM is encoded by the coding sequence ATGAGTGAGGCTGGAGGGTCCGATCGCGGCAGAGCGCAGCGGCTCGACGCGCTCAAGGCGCTGCTGGCCGACCGTGACATCACCACCGCAGCCGAGCTCGCCGACGAGCTCGGCGTGAGCCTGCGAACCGTGCAGCGCGACCTGGCCACGCTGCGCCACTCAGGTATGCCGATCGAGGGCGACCGGGGACGCGGAGGTGGCACACGACTGGAGCGAGGCTGGTCGCTCGGCCGGGTCCACCTCAACGAGTCGGAGGCACTCGGGCTGCTGCTGAGTCTCAACATCGCCGAGAAGATCGGATCCCCCTTGCTGCTCGGCGACCTGAGATCCATCATGCGGAAGGTCGGCAATGCCTTCGCGCCCGCGCAGACCCGCCGCATCAAAGCGCTCCGTAACCGCGTCCTCGTCGGGCAGGCGGCGTCGGCTGCCGTCCTCGCGGGCTACCGCCCACCCGAAGCGGCGGTGACCAGAGCTCTTCTCACCGCGTTCATGTACCAACGCGTCGCGTCCCTCAGATACCAAGATCAGTCGGGCGTCACGACCGACCGTGAAATCGAGGCCCAGTTCCTGTACCACAACGTCCCCGTCTGGTATGCGCTGGCGTGGGACCGCCTCCGCGACGGCGTCCGGTTCTTCCGGATCGATCGCATCCAACAGATCACCGTGCTCGATATCGGGTTCCGCCTTCGACCGGCACACCACTTCCTCACCGCCGGCGAGTCCGAGGCGCGGTCCATGTAG